The Plasmodium sp. gorilla clade G2 genome assembly, chromosome: 6 genome has a segment encoding these proteins:
- a CDS encoding cytosolic Fe-S cluster assembly factor NAR1, putative, with protein MFSNSIKLENLNDYNNEAEKCIKPFLYNNSSNDNKENENIIEVERPNLINIKKIKKKNYYNKKERGEISLTDCLACSGCVTNEETTFLKSQNYIEIINTVKKKKINIMSLSLQSVTALSVYYKLPVLTIQKKLCFFFKSLNFDYVYDSSLGELITLNEAKKEFLEYFFKNNDVYENNIYRSDGHVENMNHKKKKNILISKIFNDKNKTKKKIPSHNDNMGNMVSMNNMNNMNSMNNTCDEDKFVSLLSNNSSNTLSLQHIENQIGKKTLPLICSHCSGTVLYGEKNFDDDILNSFSKTKSSQDIQGIILKILHLHNSVINTYPCLNDYYIYNNFFKLYNYKFNWISICNKYFNRNYRLNENLLKTKKKYIDNNDNNDNNMTVLNNMDVLNIYDINHVYLLYCFDKKLEACRIYEEQQNSIENNMKNYLSVQNIDYNIFVRNEKNKNKFYGVDAVMTTVELIEMIKNMNIDFYTLPELNIDNIYKLIKRTGKYYMYGSNNITSGLSDILKEKNTNRNNKNNKNNNKNNSNNNNNINSCSSSNNVCSVDEDLYGDTINEKEENKKNKVILSYFEETKYMKYIYDDLFLRYLIRSSHKNNISMGYGEEIFKYVCKEIFNFQVDKELELNLKYEDIIVLSLFKNNICVFRVILSYGFKSMHNVLRKIKELKNENIKNYKNMDEQISHLDDNKNEYNINITYNLRFIGRIDYIELMACEKGCLFGCAQNIFSESVEKFSNCSCNNIDIFKKISKQEVISNFDFLQVSNDNKKKERKKFCCNEYHKNYIMNSLYNNNNNNNNEYINNNDQEHNLFISQYKDKEKLFMKLYDTMHDDKYTLYVNSNDCIYDETINSFLKNIFHAFNHGTFHLFKATFSSKKKLDITNW; from the coding sequence ATGTTTTCGAATTCAATTAAATTAGAGAATTTAAATGACTATAACAATGAAGCTGAGAAATGTATTAAGccctttttatataataattcatctaatgataataaagaaaatgaaaatattatagaagTTGAGAGAccaaatttaataaatataaagaaaataaaaaaaaagaattattataataaaaaagaaagaggAGAAATATCGTTAACGGATTGTTTAGCATGTAGTGGTTGTGTTACGAATGAAGAAActacatttttaaaaagtcagaattatatagaaataataaatacagtaaaaaaaaaaaaaattaatattatgtcTTTATCTTTACAGAGTGTAACAGCATTATCTGTATATTACAAATTACCAGTATTAACAATTCAAAAGaaattatgttttttttttaaatctttaAATTTTGATTATGTATATGATTCATCTTTAGGAGAATTAATAACGTTGAATGAagcaaaaaaagaatttcttgaatatttttttaaaaataatgatgtatatgaaaataatatatatcgtTCAGATGGTCATGTTGAAAATATGAAtcataagaagaaaaaaaatatattaatatcgaaaatatttaatgataagaataaaacaaaaaagaaaatcccctcacataatgataatatgggAAATATGGTtagtatgaataatatgaataatatgaatagtatGAATAATACTTGTGATGAAGATAAATTcgtttcattattatcaaataattcAAGTAATACATTGTCTTTACAACATATAGAAAACCAAATAGGAAAGAAAACGCTTCCACTTATATGTTCTCATTGTAGTGGTACTGTTTTATATggagaaaaaaattttgatgatgatatattaaatagttTTAGTAAGACAAAAAGTAGTCAAGATATTCAAGggattattttaaaaatattgcaTTTACATAACAGtgttataaatacatatccTTGTttaaatgattattatatttacaataatttttttaaattatataattataaatttaattggataagtatatgtaataaatattttaatagaaATTATAGATTGaatgaaaatttattaaaaacaaaaaaaaaatatatagataataatgacaataatgataataatatgaccGTATTAAACAATATGgatgttttaaatatatatgatataaatcatgtttatttattatattgttttgaTAAAAAATTGGAAGCTTGTCGAATATATGAAGAACAACAGAATagtatagaaaataatatgaagaatTATTTATCTGTTCAAAATattgattataatatatttgtaagaaatgaaaaaaataaaaacaaattttaTGGTGTTGATGCAGTTATGACAACAGTTGAATTGAttgaaatgataaaaaatatgaacattgatttttatacattacctgaattaaatattgataatatatataagcttataaaaagaacaggtaaatattatatgtatgggtcaaataatataacaagtGGTTTGTCTGATAtattaaaggaaaaaaacacaaacagaaacaataaaaataataaaaataataataaaaataatagcaacaataataataatattaatagttgtagtagtagtaataatgtTTGTAGTGTTGATGAAGATTTATATGGCGACactataaatgaaaaagaagaaaataaaaaaaataaagtaatattatcatattttgaagaaacaaaatatatgaaatatatttatgatgatttatttttacgtTATTTAATTCGTAGCagtcataaaaataatatatctatggGATATGgagaagaaatatttaaatatgtgtgtaaagaaatatttaattttcaaGTTGATAAAGAATTGGagttaaatttaaaatatgaagatataattgttttatcattatttaagaataatatttgtGTGTTTAGGGTTATCTTATCATATGGATTTAAGAGTATGCATAATGTTttgagaaaaataaaagaattaaagaATGAGAAcataaagaattataaaaatatggatgAACAGATATCACAtcttgatgataataaaaatgaatataatattaatattacatataatctTAGATTTATTGGAAGAATAGATTATATTGAATTAATGGCATGTGAAAAGGGATGTCTTTTTGGATGTGCTCAGAATATTTTTTCAGAATCTGTTGAGAAATTTTCAAATTGttcatgtaataatattgatatatttaaaaaaatatctaaACAAGAAGTTATTTCTAATTTCGACTTTTTACAAGtatcaaatgataataaaaagaaagaaagaaaaaaattctgCTGCAATgaatatcataaaaattatataatgaattcattatataataataataataataataataatgaatatattaataataatgatcaagaacataatttatttatttctcaatataaagataaagaaaaattgtTTATGAAATTATATGATACTATGCATGATGATAAATATACTTTATATGTAAACTCAAATGATtgtatatatgatgaaaCTATTAATtcgtttttaaaaaatatatttcacgCATTTAATCATGGAACGTTTCATCTTTTTAAAGCAACCTTctcttcaaaaaaaaaattggacATAACTAATTGGTag
- a CDS encoding organic anion transporter: MSSTEKIEVINSNETRLKKNESKKYEGEFLKSNTNEVKGKKVLSNIDDDLIDGCGKIEKYVCFSGLDKYLFGLKKKVNTFYFIYTIITIIHFLIYVNRGIIPGSYDYLSSYLKEIYDATNVDVHIGFLTSVFVFGLSINSILSGSLASAYSIFKITDIFLFQNSLALLLTGFSFIVGSYYTLMFSRFFCGFSEAAFITIIPPLIYSYSKDRAGSWISIFIAMFPLGGCVGYLLAVALPLMKISIAQYFLISGFVFFLFFMCFYLFDESLLKSYEDEKSRRELEKSQPQKCLEEGMYRNNTMKSSKSIKDRTKSKQDDDPSLSNDFKTKAANDESHKTNENNKKENNHNSTDDTTNIHNNNNNNNNNNNNNDNNNNDGGNCQDGNKASTNYQKQLTKGNDNVNDQNNLSSAKTSNISNLKNISSGKSIDDSTDNSKNKHSTDYSDHKSYDENFKLNKKGNMVAAIYEEDAMFRNNGLHKNDTNNLSFSSSQKLNHNDGVNSYDNENDMTNNDYTERHSGNNSYINNNLDKMYTVKAYGNDDLYLNPAQRSYSKDKRDKFLEIEIENSIETLDEDKNTELNLSLLVNTTITNISFLLLVIALTAHADMIQCYLVYGAPILYALNIFPSYKAATVTCSLCACLSSIIGTFFGGFLMDFYNLNIQNIDKNYEHIKNNEKKIKIYNKDVLVHEYLRIVGLQTFFILIIASVLVLMIPFISNMYWFTFVMTLGLTFLFSAMPGHNIGIMVCVPQNIRAFSIGMSSFISHLFGDIPWTIITGKIKGTLSPDCVVTRNGDLSEKCREQSSGLKITLLIICSKALIMALGSFFLYLYSKKKIKKYKSRQPIKA; encoded by the exons ATGAGTTCAACTGAAAAAATCGAAGTAATTAATTCTAATGAGACAAGGTTGAAGAAAAATGaaagtaaaaaatatgaaggcgaatttttaaaatctaATACTAATGAAGTGAAAGGAAAAAAAGTATTATCAAATATTGATGATGATTTAATAGATGGATGTGGTAAAATAGAAAAGTATGTATGTTTTTCAGGGTtagataaatatttatttggattaaaaaagaaagtgaatacattttattttatatatacaataataacaataatacattttttaatatatgtaaatagaGGTATTATACCTGGTTCTTATGATtatttatcatcatatttaaaagaaatatatgatgCTACAAATGTTGATGTACACATTGGATTTCTTACTTCAGTGTTTGTATTTGGATTAAGTATAAATTCTATTTTAAGTGGTTCATTAGCTTCAGCATAtagtatatttaaaataactgatatttttttattccagAATTCTTTAGCTCTATTACTTACAGGTTTCTCATTTATTGTTGGCTCATATTATACTTTAATGTTTAGTAGATTTTTTTGTGGTTTTAGTGAGGCTGCATTTATAACAATTATCCCTCCtcttatttattcatattcaaAAGATCGAGCAGGCTCATGGATTAGTATCTTTATAGCTATGTTTCCTTTAGGTGGTTGTGTCGGATATTTACTAGCTGTTGCATTACCACTTATGAAAATTAGCATTGCTCAATACTTTTTAATATCAGgatttgtttttttcctttttttcatGTGCTTCTATCTTTTTGATGAAAGCCTACTTAAATCATATGAAGATGAAAAAAGCAGAAGGGAACTCGAAAAATCACAGCCACAAAAATGTTTGGAAGAAGGTATGTATAGAAATAACACAATGAAAAGCTCAAAGAGTATCAAGGACAGAACCAAAAGTAAACAAGATGACGACCCTTCCCTTTCGAATGATTTTAAAACAAAAGCTGCTAATGATGAATCGCATAAAACAaatgagaataataaaaaagaaaataatcataACTCAACTGATGATACCACAAATATacacaacaacaacaataataataacaataataataataacaatgacaataataataatgatggtgGTAATTGTCAAGATGGTAATAAAGCTAGTACTAATTACCAAAAGCAATTAACTAAAGGAAACGATAATGTTAATGATCAGAATAATTTATCTAGTGCTAAAACGTCCAATATTtctaatttaaaaaatatatcatcagGAAAAAGTATTGATGATAGCACAgataattcaaaaaataaacattcaACCGACTATTCTGATCATAAATCATATGATGAAAactttaaattaaataaaaaaggaaatatggTTGCTGCTATTTATGAAGAAGATGCCATGTTTAGAAATAATGGTCTacataaaaatgatacaAATAATCTTTCATTTAGTTCTTCTCAAAAATTAAATCATAATGATGGTGTTAATTCATATGAcaatgaaaatgatatgacaaataatgattataCCGAACGACATAGTGGTAATAatagttatataaataataacctTGATAAAATGTATACAGTTAAAGCTTATGGAAATGATGATCTATATTTAAATCCAGCACAACGTTCATATAGTAAAGACAAAAGAGATAAATTCCTTGAAATCGAAATCGAAAATAGTATAGAAACACTtgatgaagataaaaatacAGAACTAAACTTAAGCTTATTAGTTAATACTACTATTACTAATATTAGCTTCTTATTATTAGTTATTGCTTTAACAGCACATGCAGATATGATTCAATGCTATCTAGTTTATGGAGCTCCAATCTTATATGCACTTAACATCTTCCCTTCTTATAAAGCAGCAACTGTTACTTGTAGTTTATGCGCTTGCTTGTCATCCATCATTGGTACTTTCTTCGGAGGATTCCTAATGGATTTTTACAAtctaaatatacaaaatattgataaaaattatgaacacataaaaaataatgaaaagaaaattaaaatatataacaaagaTGTACTTGTTCATGAATATTTAAGAATTGTAGGTTTGCAGACATTTTTCATTCTAATAATTGCAAGTGTCTTGGTTCTAATGATACCCTTTATTAGTAATATGTACTGGTTCACATTTGTTATGACATTAGGTCTGACCTTTCTCTTCTCCGCAATg CCTGGTCATAATATTGGTATTATGGTGTGTGTGCCACAAAATATTCGAGCTTTTTCAATTGGAATGTCATCATTTATTTCTCATTTATTCgg TGATATTCCATGGACCATCATTACTGGAAAGATTAAGGGAACATTATCTCCAGACTGTGTTGTAACAAGAAAT ggTGACTTAAGTGAAAAATGTCGTGAACAAAGTTCAGGTTTAAAAATTACgttattaattatatgttCTAAAGCACTTATAATGGCATTAGGAAGTTTTTTCCTTTATCTATATTCAAAGAAGAAAAtcaagaaatataaaagtagACAGCCTATTAAAgcataa
- a CDS encoding 60S ribosomal protein L19, giving the protein MSLKLQKRLAASVLKCGKNKIWMDPNEISEISLANSRFSIRKLYKEGLILKKPQKVHSRARVRLYKLAKRKGRHMGIGKRKGTKNARTNQKTLWIKRQRVLRRLLKRLRDSKKVDRHLYHSFYLKCKGNQFKNKRTLIEAIQREKNETLKKKAIADQLEAKRLKAQVLRNKRKLKKDKEVVA; this is encoded by the exons atg tCACTCAAATTACAAAAAAGATTAGCAGCTTCTGTTTTAAAATGtggaaagaataaaatatggATGGACCCAAATGAAATTAGCGAAATTTCATTAGCTAATTCAA GGTTTAGcataagaaaattatataaagaaggATTGATTTTAAAAAAGCCACAAAAAGTTCATAGCAGAGCTAGGGTTAGATTATATAAGCTAGCCAAAAGAAAAGGTAGACATATGGGTATCGGTAAAAGAAAGGGTACCAAAAATGCAAGAACAAATCAAAAAACATTATGGATAAAGAGACAACGTGTTCTTAGAAGATTATTAAAAAGATTAAGAGACTCCAAAAAGGTTGATAGACATTTATATCACtccttttatttaaaatgtaaGGGAAAccaatttaaaaataaaagaacttTAATTGAAGCCATCCAAAGAGAAAAGAATGAAACATTGAAAAAGAAAGCTATAGCAGATCAATTAGAAGCCAAGAGATTGAAGGCTCAAGTTTTAAGAAATAAGAGAAAATTAAAGAAAGATAAAGAAGTTGTAGCATAA
- a CDS encoding endonuclease III homologue, putative: MKLFPYLNKICVLNLYFLKMEKPSMYFRNNKIKKIQIQYEEREKNDHMKNFTLDEKQENNDIIIYKINIKNEQNSYPSNDEIKSHFNDKPHDVNVYNNININKKENKKEYMNHSLLNKRKVKTEYVIKHKQIKREKDETVLEEYIKHMEELKKKTNKNKNVKNEKSKDDKTNINLKNIDEKLVEFKRAHFLLTYNKLKEMRKDIIAPVDKYGCDKLSEKTNDIKVFRFQTLISCMLSSRTKDEVTAMVMDKLKKHGLTVHNILNTTEEQLKKLIYGIGFYNVKAKQILQICHILKNKYNSDIPHTYEELKNLPGIGEKIAQLILQTALNKHEGIAVDIHVHRIANRLNWVNSKNELDTQMKLKSYVQKELWSEINHALVGFGQVICKGKKPLCEKCTLTNHCQYYQDTSTKQENKSKKI, translated from the coding sequence ATGAAATTATTTCCTTATCTTAACAAAATATGCGTATTAAACTTATATTTTCTAAAGATGGAGAAACCATCAATGTATTTtaggaataataaaataaaaaaaatacaaatacaatatgaagaaagagaaaaaaatgatcatatgaaaaattttACCTTAGATGAAAAacaagaaaataatgatataataatatataaaattaatattaaaaatgaacaaaattcTTATCCTTCAAACGATGAGATAAAATCACATTTTAATGATAAACCACATGACGTTAATGTATATAACAAcattaatataaacaaaaaggaaaataaaaaagaatatatgaatcattcattattaaataaaagaaaagttAAAACAGAATATGTCATAAAACACAAACAAATTAAAAGAGAAAAAGATGAAACAGTTTTAGAAGAGTATATTAAACATATGGAGGAGTTAAAGAAAAAGACAAACAAAAATAAGAAtgttaaaaatgaaaaaagtaaagatgataaaacaaatataaatttaaaaaatatagatgaaAAACTTGTCGAATTTAAAAGGGCACATTTTTtgttaacatataataaattaaaagaaatgagAAAAGATATTATTGCTCCTGTAGATAAATATGGATGTGATAAATTAAGTGAAAAAACAAATGACATAAAAGTATTCAGGTTTCAAACATTAATTTCATGTATGCTCTCATCAAGAACAAAAGATGAAGTGACTGCAATGGTAAtggataaattaaaaaaacacGGATTAactgttcataatattttaaatacaaCAGAAGAAcaattgaaaaaattaatttatggTATTGGATTTTATAATGTAAAAGCGAAACAAATTTTGCAAATTTGtcacattttaaaaaataaatataattcagATATTCCACATACatatgaagaattaaaaaatttgcCAGGTATAGGAGAAAAAATCGCACAACTCATTTTACAAACCGCATTAAATAAACATGAAGGAATAGCAGTGGATATACATGTACACAGAATAGCTAACCGATTAAATTGGGTAAATTCTAAAAATGAGCTAGATACacaaatgaaattaaaaagttATGTACAGAAGGAATTGTGGTCAGAAATAAATCACGCTCTCGTGGGATTTGGTCAGGTTATTTGTAAGGGAAAAAAACCTTTATGTGAAAAATGTACACTTACAAACCATTGTCAGTATTATCAAGATACCTCAACCAAACAggaaaataaatcaaaaaaaatttaa
- a CDS encoding enoyl-acyl carrier reductase, translating into MNKISQRLFFLFLHFYSIACFIQNNTRKTFHNILQNEQIGDKERAFYRKEKRQNIFIGNKMKHINNMTNTHNNNHHIDREEQEIENINKIKEENKNEDICFIAGIGDTNGYGWGIAKELSKRNVKIIFGIWPPVYNIFMKNYKNGKFDNDMIIDKDKKMNILDMLPFDASFDTVNDIDDETKNNKRYNMLQNYTIEDVANLIHQKYGKINMLVHSLANAKEVQKDLLNTSRKGYLDALSKSSYSLISLCKYFVNIMKPQSSIISLTYHASQKVVPGYGGGMSSAKAALESDTRVLAYHLGRNYNIRINTISAGPLKSRAATAINKLNNPSGINTNQNKKMTNHDVHNIMNNSGEKEEKKNSASQNYTFIDYAIEYSEKYAPLRQKLLSTDIGSVASFLLSRESRAITGQTIYVDNGLNIMFLPDDIYRKENE; encoded by the coding sequence atGAATAAAATATCACAACGGTTATTCTTCCTCtttctacatttttattCCATTGCTTGCTTTATTCAGAATAACACTCGAAAGACATTCCATAATATTCTTCAGAATGAACAGATAGGAGATAAAGAAAGAGCATTttatagaaaagaaaaacgtcaaaatatatttataggaaacaaaatgaaacatataaataatatgactAATACACACaataataatcatcataTAGATAGAGAAGAACAAGAAATAGAAaacataaacaaaataaaagaagaaaataaaaacgaagatatatgttttattgcTGGCATAGGAGATACAAATGGATATGGATGGGGTATTGCTAAAGAATTATCCAAAAGAAAcgtaaaaataattttcggTATTTGGCCTCctgtttataatatttttatgaaaaattataaaaacgGTAAATTTGATAATGATATGATTATTGATAAAGAtaagaaaatgaatatattagaCATGCTACCTTTTGACGCTTCTTTTGATACTGTAAATGATATAGATGATGAAacgaaaaataataaaagatataatatgttaCAGAATTATACTATAGAAGATGTAGCCAATTTAATACAtcaaaaatatggaaaaattAATATGCTTGTTCATTCTTTAGCCAATGCTAAAGAAGTTCAAaaagatttattaaatacaaGTAGAAAAGGTTATTTAGATGCTCTTAGTAAAAGTTCCTACTCtttaatatcattatgtaaatattttgtcAATATTATGAAACCACAATCCAGTATTATTTCATTAACATACCATGCTAGCCAAAAAGTTGTGCCAGGTTATGGAGGAGGGATGTCCAGCGCTAAAGCTGCACTCGAATCCGATACCAGAGTTTTAGCTTATCATCTAGgaagaaattataatatcAGAATTAATACTATCAGTGCAGGACCACTTAAATCAAGAGCAGCTACTgctattaataaattaaataatccATCCGGAATTAATacaaatcaaaataaaaaaatgactAACCATgatgttcataatattatgaacaattcaggtgaaaaagaagaaaaaaaaaattcagcTAGCCaaaattatacatttatagATTATGCAATAGAATATTCAGAAAAGTATGCTCCATTGCGTCAAAAGTTATTATCAACGGATATTGGATCTGTagcatcatttttattatcaagaGAGAGTCGTGCGATAACTGGGCAGACAATATATGTGGATAATGGattaaatataatgtttttaccagatgatatatatcgcaaagaaaatgaataa
- a CDS encoding GPI-anchored wall transfer protein 1, putative: MNNMNILAYLLICPFNLIYIFDIPSYIHELNKKLENEEVFIYGKEIRRNESVYSLHYEKYLYELSRRYYDIILKYNKELGVDQEEEYNLIMNRWKDENKIKNNNNNNNNNNNNIKNNNNNNNNMYDEDCKLPLSDGREETPIYELIQVEIFKKNIVLIYKNEKTKSSIKFIINKRKDINNYISLCYNNCIYKLDKNDYNILKSTINNSKENIINSSYIYMYIIYFFLCIYIEKNLFLYFPILLQKYEIITTLFIVFIPLIFFVFFYFYLTIIKLISSCLILYITFQFIYYTQGIPINMQHTKFKHTQKKEMQDIKGDTTYIKQDIKGDTTYIKQDIKGDTTYIKQDIKGDTTYIKQDIKENITYIKQDKIKNKIFCNSKKEDMNIYSSSNEREEYIIHNTLKHFRLMNACMTYICIFAVDFYFFPNHFCKSYYYGNTLMDIGIGASISSSAYSQEIRKFKYIKEKKRIIELKHIILFILGISRFIGIYLFNYNYNISEYGIHWNFFLTLCITFLISNIFFILLKRIRYIFLFSLFSITIFEIAIYYFDIHNYILLQNDRLNFFSSNKEGLFNIIGSINLYLFSFSLFKYITNQTTYTTSLNIPKKNKNNMNSSMYCNNHINEFKQDNTNNNFNKEINHNNNQFEEEKKKNLKKKKIVYYFLYIHYIINTYKEKYYTMYYIIKLIILSFIFYILHIILNIYKNYSVRILCNANYIFLITSLSLFSCALSFSLEDILLRYKKKKINIDIKILDKMNKNTLIVFLFSNILVGLFNILFQSLLLPLIFVIPILVFYSILILVFTKYLPSMQSSQKKKKE; this comes from the coding sequence ATgaacaatatgaatatacTTGCATATCTTTTGATATGCCCCTTtaacttaatatatatatttgacattccttcatatatacatgaattaaataaaaagctTGAGAATGAAGaggtatttatatatggaaaGGAAATAAGAAGGAATGAATCTGTATATTCTTTACATTATGAAaagtatttatatgaattgtCAAGAAgatattatgatataatattaaaatataataaggaGCTGGGGGTTGACCAAGAAGAAGAGTATAATTTGATAATGAATAGATGgaaagatgaaaataaaataaaaaataataataacaataataataataataataataatattaaaaataataataataataataataatatgtatgatgAGGATTGTAAATTGCCACTATCAGATGGCAGGGAAGAAACCCCAATATACGAACTAATACAAGTAGAGATTTTCAAAAAGAATattgttttaatttataaaaatgaaaaaacaaaatcatcaataaaatttataataaataaaagaaaagatataaataattatatatctttatgttataataattgtatataCAAACTAGATAagaatgattataatattttaaaaagtacaataaataatagtaaagagaatataattaatagttcttatatatatatgtatataatatatttttttttatgtatatatatagaaaaaaatttatttttatatttccctatattattacaaaaatatgaaataataacaacattATTTATTGTCTTTAttcctttaattttttttgtttttttttatttttatttaactaTTATCAAGTTGATAAGTTCATgtctaattttatatataacatttcaATTCATATATTACACTCAAGGTATACCTATAAATATGCAACACACAAAATTTAAACATAcacaaaaaaaggaaatgcAAGATATAAAAGGGGATACAACATATATCAAGCAAGATATAAAAGGGGATACAACATATATCAAGCAAGATATAAAAGGGGATACAACATATATCAAGCAAGATATAAAAGGGGATACAACATATATCAAGcaagatataaaagaaaatataacatatatcaAGCaagacaaaataaaaaataaaatattttgcaACTCAAAAAAGGaagatatgaatatatattcatcttCAAATGAAAgagaagaatatattatacacaaTACATTGAAACATTTTAGATTAATGAATGCATGtatgacatatatatgtatctttgctgttgatttttatttctttccaAATCATTTTTGtaaatcatattattatggaAATACTTTAATGGATATAGGAATAGGTGCTTCTATAAGTTCTAGTGCATATTCTCaagaaataagaaaatttaaatatataaaagaaaagaaaagaataattGAATTAAagcatattattttatttatattaggaATATCAAGATTTATAggaatatatctttttaattataattataatataagcGAATATGGAATACActggaatttttttttaaccttATGTATTACATTTCttatatctaatatattctttattttattaaaaaggatacgctatatttttctttttagttTATTCTCTATAACTATTTTTGAAATAgccatatattattttgatatacataattatatattattacaaaatgatagattaaatttcttttcttcaaACAAAGAAggattatttaatattatcggttctattaatttatatttattttctttctcattatttaaatatataactaaTCAGACGACATACACAACCAGTTTGAatattccaaaaaaaaataaaaacaatatgaACAGTTCTATGTATTGTAATAAccatataaatgaatttaaacaagataatacaaataataattttaataaagaaataaatcataataaCAATCAATtcgaagaagaaaaaaaaaaaaatttaaaaaaaaaaaaaattgtatattatttcttatatattcattatataataaatacatataaagaaaaatattataccatgtattatattataaaattaattatattatcatttattttttatatattacatataattcttaatatatataaaaattatagtgtacgtatattatgtaatgcaaattatatatttttaataacatcATTGAGTTTGTTTTCATGTGCCTTGAGTTTTTCTTTAGAAGATATCTTattaagatataaaaaaaaaaaaataaatattgatataaaaatattagataagatgaataaaaatacattgaTAGTTTTTCTTTTCTCGAATATACTTGTAGGATTATTCAACATTTTATTTcaatctttattattacctCTCATATTTGTAATACCTATATTAGTATTTTATTCTATCTTGATTCTtgtttttacaaaatatttacCTTCCATGCAGtcttcacaaaaaaaaaaaaaagaatga